A stretch of the Nerophis ophidion isolate RoL-2023_Sa linkage group LG27, RoL_Noph_v1.0, whole genome shotgun sequence genome encodes the following:
- the dusp27 gene encoding serine/threonine/tyrosine-interacting-like protein 2 isoform X1, with the protein MDSAPDCQEDTGFTEQEGITSAVMASASEGEDQMVPNCEEDNSPIQGIQSRYLRCSSPSLSMMSESRFSTVSGSDAASIFMEPIHLSSAVAAKKIISEELPPRGARPESIPESMLETADQLMVEDLYNRVKDMIDDRSPYNTPCVLDIQRAMVQERLEAPSRPVDEVWPNIFIAEKAVAVNKARLKRMGITHILNTAHNTGVYTGEAFYAGMGVHYMGIEVDDFVDADISPHFRPTAEFFDEALLTHRGKVLVISMMGVSRSAVLVASYLMIFQHMSIMEALTAIRKKRPINPNEGFLKQLRELNEDLMEERDDDDTLSQCSVIDAHTRARIFGDGSEDDTHEDGEQSMIEVKAHSIMMEEEEDGASVMSSVASSAAAEALRSGSIRLQENKPSRGAEEKTVLPEQVGSGEGVVDEDGLDSMIHEWQRRNEQFQSEEWWEAQLNSDEEDSAPGMCADADVESVTSEDLRAMKERLKRCNRRPPSDTTSTSSCTSYSDLWKQRLREIEEQAAARYRKKDDEKGSESDITQEQETKKKVEDEMESILSDTTSMYNFCKKNKEKMTPLERWRVKRIQFGFNMKDRENGENGSVVDDEKGDSVKAATPSFEDVNLTAYQTWKRKQQRRLGEENVDEILELSRGEDSTTVKRRQRREELLERSKKTLEESQSMCGWENESCVSGATIPLSAFWAGAGVTGPPTAIIDDNMSMLSGGSSVISSVSHARSTKSMQSAALPSPITPVPPILPVPSVQVPGGEPMVNLASIQNWIANVVSETIKQKQSEMSLPPPSRAGSELSFAAASSVMSGRGGDDDKASMLSGASYSSAMSQARGPPSSVLAGGSFSARGSALDTRKNKITTTSVPLYSLFQDQVDLSKLNAMDKEIKTDMRGKMETYEKKKILEDNKRSTLYKKKKPKEDGDEEENQRKEEDFLEEAKKKKPARTFGLSGCLNLNPALEKDKNTSIDDWLKSVRPPPKKAAATAENDPYDDLDDSASQLDFSSRRVSCASEDVEDKTYGDTARYLSRLREVKSPDDMEYSGHSRTERSYGQNDEVRDVSSRRKLTYPSQYTNNETVGGRQAADDEDEEEDIATFIAQTRERARARAAAEGEDSEVLTAWRAQQEAKLQKHTND; encoded by the exons ATGGACTCTGCCCCTGACTGCCAAG AGGACACGGGTTTCACTGAACAGGAAGGAATCACGTCCGCTGTCATGGCGTCTGCCAGCGAAGGTGAAGATCAGATGGTCCCCAATTGTGAGGAGGACAACAGTCCCATTCAGGGAATCCAATCTCGTTACCTGCGCTGCTCATCGCCCAG CCTCTCCATGATGTCAGAGTCCAGGTTTTCCACCGTCTCAGGCTCGGACGCCGCCAGCATCTTCATGGAGCCCATCCACCTGTCATCTGCCGTCGCTGCCAAAAAGATCATCAGTGAGG AACTGCCCCCTCGCGGTGCCCGCCCTGAGTCCATTCCAGAGTCCATGCTTGAAACGGCAGACCAGCTTATGGTGGAGGATCTTTACAACCGAGTCAAGGATATGATTGACGACCGCAGTCCTTACAACACTCCGTGTGTGCTGGACATCCAGAGGGCCATGGTTCAGGAGCGCCTGGAGGCCCCAAGCAGGCCTGTGGACGAGGTGTGGCCAAACATTTTCATTGCTGAAAA AGCTGTCGCTGTAAACAAGGCTCGCCTGAAGCGAATGGGCATCACACACATTCTCAATACTGCCCACAACACAGGCGTCTACACCGGGGAGGCTTTCTATGCCGGCATGGGCGTGCACTACATGGGCATTGAGGTGGACGACTTTGTTGACGCTGATATTTCGCCACACTTCCGACCCACCGCTGAGTTCTTTGACGAGGCTTTGCTTACCCACAGAG GCAAAGTTCTGGTGATTTCCATGATGGGCGTCAGTCGCTCAGCTGTTCTGGTGGCTTCTTACCTCATGATATTCCAGCACATGAGCATCATGGAGGCCCTGACAGCTATTAGGAAGAAGCGGCCCATCAACCCCAACGAGGGTTTCCTGAAACAGCTACGAGAGCTCAACGAAGACCTGATGGAGGAGCGAGACGACGACGACACACTGAGCCAGTGTTCTGTTATTGATGCACACACCCGCGCTCGTATTTTCGGTGATGGAAGTGAGGATGATACCCATGAGGACGGAGAGCAAAGTATGATTGAGGTAAAAGCGCACTCCATCAtgatggaggaggaggaagacGGTGCCAGCGTGATGAGCAGTGTGGCCTCCTCCGCAGCTGCCGAGGCTCTCAGAAGTGGATCGATAAGACTGCAGGAAAACAAACCTTCACGCGGTGCCGAAGAAAAGACAGTTCTGCCTGAGCAGGTGGGAAGCGGGGAAGGTGTCGTGGACGAAGATGGCCTGGACAGCATGATCCATGAGTGGCAGCGCAGAAATGAGCAGTTCCAAAGTGAGGAGTGGTGGGAGGCGCAGCTAAACAGCGATGAGGAAGATTCGGCGCCCGGCATGTGTGCGGATGCCGATGTGGAAAGCGTCACCAGTGAGGACTTGCGTGCCATGAAAGAACGTTTGAAGCGTTGCAACAGACGCCCTCCATCAGACACCACGTCCACCTCCAGTTGTACCAGCTACTCCGACCTTTGGAAGCAGCGGCTGAGGGAGATCGAGGAACAAGCCGCAGCTCGTTATCGCAAAAAGGATGATGAGAAAGGCAGTGAAAGTGACATTACACAGGAAcaagagacaaagaaaaaggTTGAAGATGAGATGGAGAGCATCCTATCAGACACAACCTCTATGTACAACTTCTGCAAAAAGAACAAGGAAAAGATGACTCCATTGGAACGCTGGCGGGTTAAAAGGATCCAGTTTGGCTTCAACATGAAAGACCGGGAAAACGGGGAGAATGGTTCTGTTGTTGATGACGAGAAAGGGGACAGCGTCAAAGCTGCAACTCCATCCTTTGAAGACGTCAACTTGACAGCATATCAGACATGGAAGCGGAAGCAACAGAGACGACTCGGCGAGGAGAACGTGGATGAGATTTTGGAGCTGAGTCGGGGTGAGGACTCTACGACTGTCAAGCGGCGGCAAAGGCGAGAGGAGCTCCTGGAACGTTCTAAAAAAACTTTAGAAGAGAGTCAGTCCATGTGCGGCTGGGAGAATGAGAGCTGTGTAAGTGGAGCTACAATACCTCTCTCCGCCTTCTGGGCCGGAGCTGGAGTCACTGGACCGCCAACTGCTATCATTGACGACAACATGTCAATGCTCAGCGGAGGTTCCTCTGTCATATCATCCGTGTCACATGCTCGTAGTACAAAGTCAATGCAATCTGCAGCGCTTCCTAGTCCTATAACACCAGTTCCTCCCATCCTTCCAGTTCCGAGTGTTCAGGTACCTGGGGGAGAACCAATGGTTAACCTGGCCAGTATCCAGAACTGGATCGCCAATGTGGTTAGTGAAACCATCAAACAGAAGCAGAGCGAGATGAGCTTGCCCCCTCCGTCACGTGCGGGATCAGAGTTGAGCTTTGCCGCCGCATCAAGTGTGATGTCAGGCCGAGGTGGGGATGATGATAAAGCATCCATGTTGAGTGGAGCCTCCTACTCCAGTGCAATGTCGCAGGCTCGTGGTCCACCATCGTCTGTTCTTGCAGGTGGCAGTTTCAGTGCACGAGGCTCTGCACTGGACACCAGGAAAAACAAAATCACAACCACCAGCGTCCCTCTGTACAGCCTCTTCCAGGACCAGGTCGACTTGAGCAAATTAAATGCCATGGACAAAGAGATCAAGACTGACATGAGAGGCAAGATGGAGACCTACGAGAAGAAAAAAATCCTGGAGGACAACAAGCGTAGCACTTTGTACAAGAAAAAGAAACCAAAGGAAGATGGGGATGAGGAGGAGAATCAAAGAAAAGAGGAGGACTTTCTTGAAgaggcaaagaaaaaaaaacctgcGAGAACATTTGGCCTTTCCGGATGTCTGAACCTAAACCCGGCTCTGGAGAAGGACAAGAACACCAGCATTGACGACTGGCTAAAGAGTGTCAGGCCTCCTCCGAAAAAAGCTGCAGCCACTGCAGAAAACGACCCCTACGACGACCTTGATGACTCCGCCTCCCAGTTGGACTTTTCCAGCCGTAGGGTCTCATGTGCTAGTGAGGATGTCGAGGATAAGACCTACGGTGACACCGCCAGATACCTATCCCGGCTGCGTGAAGTCAAATCTCCTGACGACATGGAATATTCCGGCCACAGCCGAACCGAAAGGTCATACGGCCAGAATGATGAGGTGAGGGATGTCAGCTCAAGGAGGAAGTTGACTTACCCTTCACAATACACAAATAATGAGACAGTAGGGGGAAGGCAGGCTGCAGATGATGAGGACGAGGAAGAGGACATTGCCACGTTCATTGCCCAGACCAGGGAGAGAGCCAGAGCTCGGGCGGCTGCTGAAGGGGAGGACAGTGAGGTGCTCACTGCCTGGAGGGCTCAGCAGGAAGCTAAGTTGCAAAAACATACCAATGACTGA
- the dusp27 gene encoding serine/threonine/tyrosine-interacting-like protein 2 isoform X2, translating to MASASEGEDQMVPNCEEDNSPIQGIQSRYLRCSSPSLSMMSESRFSTVSGSDAASIFMEPIHLSSAVAAKKIISEELPPRGARPESIPESMLETADQLMVEDLYNRVKDMIDDRSPYNTPCVLDIQRAMVQERLEAPSRPVDEVWPNIFIAEKAVAVNKARLKRMGITHILNTAHNTGVYTGEAFYAGMGVHYMGIEVDDFVDADISPHFRPTAEFFDEALLTHRGKVLVISMMGVSRSAVLVASYLMIFQHMSIMEALTAIRKKRPINPNEGFLKQLRELNEDLMEERDDDDTLSQCSVIDAHTRARIFGDGSEDDTHEDGEQSMIEVKAHSIMMEEEEDGASVMSSVASSAAAEALRSGSIRLQENKPSRGAEEKTVLPEQVGSGEGVVDEDGLDSMIHEWQRRNEQFQSEEWWEAQLNSDEEDSAPGMCADADVESVTSEDLRAMKERLKRCNRRPPSDTTSTSSCTSYSDLWKQRLREIEEQAAARYRKKDDEKGSESDITQEQETKKKVEDEMESILSDTTSMYNFCKKNKEKMTPLERWRVKRIQFGFNMKDRENGENGSVVDDEKGDSVKAATPSFEDVNLTAYQTWKRKQQRRLGEENVDEILELSRGEDSTTVKRRQRREELLERSKKTLEESQSMCGWENESCVSGATIPLSAFWAGAGVTGPPTAIIDDNMSMLSGGSSVISSVSHARSTKSMQSAALPSPITPVPPILPVPSVQVPGGEPMVNLASIQNWIANVVSETIKQKQSEMSLPPPSRAGSELSFAAASSVMSGRGGDDDKASMLSGASYSSAMSQARGPPSSVLAGGSFSARGSALDTRKNKITTTSVPLYSLFQDQVDLSKLNAMDKEIKTDMRGKMETYEKKKILEDNKRSTLYKKKKPKEDGDEEENQRKEEDFLEEAKKKKPARTFGLSGCLNLNPALEKDKNTSIDDWLKSVRPPPKKAAATAENDPYDDLDDSASQLDFSSRRVSCASEDVEDKTYGDTARYLSRLREVKSPDDMEYSGHSRTERSYGQNDEVRDVSSRRKLTYPSQYTNNETVGGRQAADDEDEEEDIATFIAQTRERARARAAAEGEDSEVLTAWRAQQEAKLQKHTND from the exons ATGGCGTCTGCCAGCGAAGGTGAAGATCAGATGGTCCCCAATTGTGAGGAGGACAACAGTCCCATTCAGGGAATCCAATCTCGTTACCTGCGCTGCTCATCGCCCAG CCTCTCCATGATGTCAGAGTCCAGGTTTTCCACCGTCTCAGGCTCGGACGCCGCCAGCATCTTCATGGAGCCCATCCACCTGTCATCTGCCGTCGCTGCCAAAAAGATCATCAGTGAGG AACTGCCCCCTCGCGGTGCCCGCCCTGAGTCCATTCCAGAGTCCATGCTTGAAACGGCAGACCAGCTTATGGTGGAGGATCTTTACAACCGAGTCAAGGATATGATTGACGACCGCAGTCCTTACAACACTCCGTGTGTGCTGGACATCCAGAGGGCCATGGTTCAGGAGCGCCTGGAGGCCCCAAGCAGGCCTGTGGACGAGGTGTGGCCAAACATTTTCATTGCTGAAAA AGCTGTCGCTGTAAACAAGGCTCGCCTGAAGCGAATGGGCATCACACACATTCTCAATACTGCCCACAACACAGGCGTCTACACCGGGGAGGCTTTCTATGCCGGCATGGGCGTGCACTACATGGGCATTGAGGTGGACGACTTTGTTGACGCTGATATTTCGCCACACTTCCGACCCACCGCTGAGTTCTTTGACGAGGCTTTGCTTACCCACAGAG GCAAAGTTCTGGTGATTTCCATGATGGGCGTCAGTCGCTCAGCTGTTCTGGTGGCTTCTTACCTCATGATATTCCAGCACATGAGCATCATGGAGGCCCTGACAGCTATTAGGAAGAAGCGGCCCATCAACCCCAACGAGGGTTTCCTGAAACAGCTACGAGAGCTCAACGAAGACCTGATGGAGGAGCGAGACGACGACGACACACTGAGCCAGTGTTCTGTTATTGATGCACACACCCGCGCTCGTATTTTCGGTGATGGAAGTGAGGATGATACCCATGAGGACGGAGAGCAAAGTATGATTGAGGTAAAAGCGCACTCCATCAtgatggaggaggaggaagacGGTGCCAGCGTGATGAGCAGTGTGGCCTCCTCCGCAGCTGCCGAGGCTCTCAGAAGTGGATCGATAAGACTGCAGGAAAACAAACCTTCACGCGGTGCCGAAGAAAAGACAGTTCTGCCTGAGCAGGTGGGAAGCGGGGAAGGTGTCGTGGACGAAGATGGCCTGGACAGCATGATCCATGAGTGGCAGCGCAGAAATGAGCAGTTCCAAAGTGAGGAGTGGTGGGAGGCGCAGCTAAACAGCGATGAGGAAGATTCGGCGCCCGGCATGTGTGCGGATGCCGATGTGGAAAGCGTCACCAGTGAGGACTTGCGTGCCATGAAAGAACGTTTGAAGCGTTGCAACAGACGCCCTCCATCAGACACCACGTCCACCTCCAGTTGTACCAGCTACTCCGACCTTTGGAAGCAGCGGCTGAGGGAGATCGAGGAACAAGCCGCAGCTCGTTATCGCAAAAAGGATGATGAGAAAGGCAGTGAAAGTGACATTACACAGGAAcaagagacaaagaaaaaggTTGAAGATGAGATGGAGAGCATCCTATCAGACACAACCTCTATGTACAACTTCTGCAAAAAGAACAAGGAAAAGATGACTCCATTGGAACGCTGGCGGGTTAAAAGGATCCAGTTTGGCTTCAACATGAAAGACCGGGAAAACGGGGAGAATGGTTCTGTTGTTGATGACGAGAAAGGGGACAGCGTCAAAGCTGCAACTCCATCCTTTGAAGACGTCAACTTGACAGCATATCAGACATGGAAGCGGAAGCAACAGAGACGACTCGGCGAGGAGAACGTGGATGAGATTTTGGAGCTGAGTCGGGGTGAGGACTCTACGACTGTCAAGCGGCGGCAAAGGCGAGAGGAGCTCCTGGAACGTTCTAAAAAAACTTTAGAAGAGAGTCAGTCCATGTGCGGCTGGGAGAATGAGAGCTGTGTAAGTGGAGCTACAATACCTCTCTCCGCCTTCTGGGCCGGAGCTGGAGTCACTGGACCGCCAACTGCTATCATTGACGACAACATGTCAATGCTCAGCGGAGGTTCCTCTGTCATATCATCCGTGTCACATGCTCGTAGTACAAAGTCAATGCAATCTGCAGCGCTTCCTAGTCCTATAACACCAGTTCCTCCCATCCTTCCAGTTCCGAGTGTTCAGGTACCTGGGGGAGAACCAATGGTTAACCTGGCCAGTATCCAGAACTGGATCGCCAATGTGGTTAGTGAAACCATCAAACAGAAGCAGAGCGAGATGAGCTTGCCCCCTCCGTCACGTGCGGGATCAGAGTTGAGCTTTGCCGCCGCATCAAGTGTGATGTCAGGCCGAGGTGGGGATGATGATAAAGCATCCATGTTGAGTGGAGCCTCCTACTCCAGTGCAATGTCGCAGGCTCGTGGTCCACCATCGTCTGTTCTTGCAGGTGGCAGTTTCAGTGCACGAGGCTCTGCACTGGACACCAGGAAAAACAAAATCACAACCACCAGCGTCCCTCTGTACAGCCTCTTCCAGGACCAGGTCGACTTGAGCAAATTAAATGCCATGGACAAAGAGATCAAGACTGACATGAGAGGCAAGATGGAGACCTACGAGAAGAAAAAAATCCTGGAGGACAACAAGCGTAGCACTTTGTACAAGAAAAAGAAACCAAAGGAAGATGGGGATGAGGAGGAGAATCAAAGAAAAGAGGAGGACTTTCTTGAAgaggcaaagaaaaaaaaacctgcGAGAACATTTGGCCTTTCCGGATGTCTGAACCTAAACCCGGCTCTGGAGAAGGACAAGAACACCAGCATTGACGACTGGCTAAAGAGTGTCAGGCCTCCTCCGAAAAAAGCTGCAGCCACTGCAGAAAACGACCCCTACGACGACCTTGATGACTCCGCCTCCCAGTTGGACTTTTCCAGCCGTAGGGTCTCATGTGCTAGTGAGGATGTCGAGGATAAGACCTACGGTGACACCGCCAGATACCTATCCCGGCTGCGTGAAGTCAAATCTCCTGACGACATGGAATATTCCGGCCACAGCCGAACCGAAAGGTCATACGGCCAGAATGATGAGGTGAGGGATGTCAGCTCAAGGAGGAAGTTGACTTACCCTTCACAATACACAAATAATGAGACAGTAGGGGGAAGGCAGGCTGCAGATGATGAGGACGAGGAAGAGGACATTGCCACGTTCATTGCCCAGACCAGGGAGAGAGCCAGAGCTCGGGCGGCTGCTGAAGGGGAGGACAGTGAGGTGCTCACTGCCTGGAGGGCTCAGCAGGAAGCTAAGTTGCAAAAACATACCAATGACTGA